Proteins encoded together in one Yersinia mollaretii ATCC 43969 window:
- the greA gene encoding transcription elongation factor GreA, whose amino-acid sequence MKQIPMTVRGADKLREELDFLKGVRRPKIISDIATAREHGDLKENAEYHAAREQQGFCEGRIQEIEAKLSNAQVIDITKMPNNGRVIFGATVRVLNVDIEEEQQYRIVGDDEADFKQNLISVNSPIARGLIGKEVDDVVVIRTPGGEVEYEILSVDYV is encoded by the coding sequence ATGAAACAGATTCCGATGACGGTACGTGGCGCAGATAAACTGCGCGAAGAACTGGATTTTTTAAAAGGCGTTCGTCGCCCTAAAATTATTTCTGATATTGCTACTGCCCGTGAGCATGGCGACTTGAAAGAAAATGCGGAATATCACGCAGCCCGCGAACAACAAGGGTTCTGTGAAGGTCGTATTCAAGAAATTGAAGCAAAGCTCTCTAATGCGCAGGTGATTGATATCACCAAAATGCCAAATAATGGCCGTGTTATTTTTGGTGCCACTGTACGTGTACTCAATGTGGATATCGAAGAAGAGCAGCAATACCGGATTGTGGGTGATGACGAAGCTGATTTTAAACAAAATCTTATTTCAGTTAATTCACCTATCGCTCGTGGCCTGATTGGTAAAGAAGTCGATGACGTCGTTGTTATTCGAACTCCAGGCGGCGAAGTGGAATATGAAATTCTTAGCGTGGATTATGTGTAA
- the rimP gene encoding ribosome maturation factor RimP has product MSTLEQKLTEIISAPVEALGYELVGIEFIRGRQSTLRIYIDSDDGITVDACADVSHQVSAVLDVEDPITVAYNLEVSSPGLDRPMFTAEHYTRYLGEEVTLVLRMAMQNRRKWQGIIKAVDGEMITVTVDGKDEVFALSNIQKANLVPHF; this is encoded by the coding sequence TTGTCCACATTAGAACAAAAGTTAACAGAGATAATTTCAGCACCGGTTGAGGCCTTAGGCTACGAATTAGTCGGCATCGAGTTCATCCGGGGGCGCCAATCGACGCTACGAATCTATATTGATAGTGACGACGGAATCACTGTTGATGCTTGTGCTGATGTCAGCCACCAGGTCAGCGCTGTCTTGGACGTAGAAGATCCCATTACAGTAGCTTACAACTTAGAAGTTTCCTCTCCGGGCCTTGATCGCCCCATGTTCACTGCTGAACACTATACTCGTTACCTCGGTGAAGAAGTCACTCTGGTTTTGCGTATGGCAATGCAGAACCGCCGTAAATGGCAGGGCATTATCAAAGCCGTTGATGGTGAAATGATCACGGTTACTGTGGATGGAAAAGATGAAGTGTTCGCGCTGAGCAACATCCAGAAAGCGAATCTGGTACCCCACTTTTAA
- the pmrB gene encoding two-component system sensor histidine kinase PmrB, producing the protein MISMRRRLILMLALILLVTQLISAFWLWHESQEQISFLVDETLSAKVRNERVDTEIAEAIASLLAPSLIMMTITLLLSFWAISWIIRPLDQLQQKLAERSADNLTPVVVNSDMQEIVAVTSTLNQLLSRLANTIQQERLFTADAAHELRTPLAGIRLHLELMEQQGITESQSLINRIDLLMHTIEQLLMLSRAGQNFASGLYQTLDWIENVVQPLQEELEEMCALRQQTIVWELPPSAKTQGDATLLRLMLRNLVENAHRYSPVGSQILVKLAAETQGAVLQVIDEGPGIKQEQAGELTQAFRRMDQRYGGSGLGLNIVIRTVQLHQGRLTLENRTDRSGLKAQCWIPATTHNTVLPQFS; encoded by the coding sequence ATGATCAGTATGCGCCGTCGGTTGATCTTAATGCTGGCATTAATATTACTGGTGACTCAGTTGATCAGCGCATTCTGGCTATGGCATGAAAGTCAGGAACAAATAAGTTTTCTGGTAGATGAAACCCTGAGTGCCAAAGTGCGTAATGAGCGGGTTGATACCGAGATAGCGGAAGCCATTGCTTCACTCCTTGCCCCCTCGCTTATCATGATGACCATCACTTTGTTGCTCTCTTTTTGGGCAATCAGTTGGATTATCCGCCCGCTCGATCAGTTGCAGCAGAAATTGGCGGAACGTTCGGCTGATAATCTCACCCCCGTGGTGGTTAACAGTGATATGCAAGAAATTGTCGCGGTAACATCGACACTGAATCAGTTGTTATCCCGCCTCGCCAATACCATTCAGCAGGAGCGCCTGTTCACCGCAGATGCGGCACATGAACTACGTACGCCGCTTGCGGGCATCCGCCTGCATCTTGAGTTGATGGAACAACAGGGAATCACAGAAAGTCAGTCGCTCATTAACCGCATCGACTTGTTAATGCATACCATTGAACAACTACTGATGCTGTCCAGAGCGGGGCAGAATTTTGCCAGCGGCCTGTACCAGACTCTGGATTGGATTGAAAATGTGGTGCAACCACTGCAAGAGGAGCTGGAGGAGATGTGTGCGCTTCGCCAACAAACCATCGTGTGGGAGCTCCCTCCCAGTGCCAAAACACAGGGTGATGCCACCTTGCTGCGTTTGATGTTGCGCAATTTGGTGGAAAATGCGCATCGTTATAGTCCGGTAGGCAGCCAAATTTTGGTCAAACTCGCAGCTGAAACTCAAGGCGCTGTGTTACAAGTCATTGATGAAGGGCCAGGAATAAAGCAAGAACAAGCTGGCGAGTTGACTCAAGCGTTCCGTCGCATGGATCAGCGCTACGGAGGCAGCGGCTTAGGGCTAAATATCGTGATCCGCACGGTTCAGTTGCACCAAGGCAGGCTGACACTGGAGAACCGCACCGACCGTTCCGGGTTAAAAGCGCAATGTTGGATACCTGCAACCACGCATAACACCGTGTTGCCTCAGTTCAGTTAG
- the ftsH gene encoding ATP-dependent zinc metalloprotease FtsH, translating into MAKNLILWLVIAVVLMSVFQSFGPSESNGRKVDYSTFMSDVTQEQVREARINGREINVSKKDNSKYTTFIPVNDPKLLDTLLTKNVKVVGEPPEEPSLLASIFISWFPMLLLIGVWIFFMRQMQGGGGKGAMSFGKSKARMLTEDQIKTSFADVAGCDEAKEEVSELVEYLREPSRFQKLGGKIPKGVLMVGPPGTGKTLLAKAIAGEAKVPFFTISGSDFVEMFVGVGASRVRDMFEQAKKAAPCIIFIDEIDAVGRQRGAGLGGGHDEREQTLNQMLVEMDGFEGNEGIIVIAATNRPDVLDPALLRPGRFDRQVVVGLPDVRGREQILKVHMRRVPLDTDIDASVIARGTPGFSGADLANLVNEAALFAARGNKRVVSMVEFEKAKDKIMMGAERRSMVMTEAQKESTAYHEAGHAIIGRLVPEHDPVHKVTIIPRGRALGVTFFLPEGDAISASRQKLESQISTLYGGRLAEEIIYGPEKVSTGASNDIKVATSIARNMVTQWGFSEKLGPLLYAEEEGEIFLGRSVAKAKHMSDETARIIDQEVKLLIERNYQRARKLLLENMDVLHSMKDALMKYETIDAPQIDDLMNRKDVRPPAGWDDAAKTKSSDNDTTPKAPTAVEEPRTPTSGNTTSGNTNSMPEQLGDK; encoded by the coding sequence ATGGCGAAAAACCTAATTCTCTGGTTAGTTATTGCAGTCGTACTGATGTCTGTATTCCAGAGCTTTGGACCCAGCGAATCGAATGGCCGTAAAGTGGATTACTCTACTTTCATGTCCGACGTAACCCAAGAGCAGGTTCGTGAAGCACGTATCAACGGACGAGAAATCAACGTCAGTAAAAAAGATAACAGCAAATATACGACTTTCATTCCAGTCAACGATCCAAAGCTGTTAGATACCTTATTGACTAAAAATGTGAAAGTTGTTGGTGAGCCACCGGAAGAGCCGAGCTTGCTGGCCTCTATCTTTATTTCTTGGTTCCCAATGCTGTTGTTGATTGGGGTCTGGATCTTCTTTATGCGTCAAATGCAGGGCGGCGGTGGCAAAGGGGCAATGTCCTTTGGCAAGAGCAAAGCCCGAATGCTGACCGAAGATCAGATAAAAACGTCTTTTGCTGACGTGGCTGGTTGTGACGAAGCAAAAGAAGAAGTCAGTGAACTGGTTGAATATCTGCGTGAACCAAGCCGTTTCCAGAAATTGGGCGGTAAGATTCCGAAAGGCGTGTTGATGGTCGGTCCTCCAGGGACAGGTAAAACCTTGCTGGCGAAAGCTATTGCGGGCGAAGCTAAAGTGCCATTCTTCACCATTTCCGGTTCTGACTTTGTAGAGATGTTTGTTGGTGTGGGCGCATCCCGTGTCCGTGACATGTTTGAGCAGGCTAAGAAAGCCGCGCCTTGTATCATCTTTATCGATGAAATCGATGCGGTAGGCCGTCAACGTGGTGCGGGTCTGGGTGGTGGTCATGACGAACGTGAACAAACCCTGAACCAAATGCTGGTTGAGATGGATGGCTTTGAAGGTAACGAGGGCATCATCGTCATCGCGGCAACTAACCGTCCAGACGTTCTTGACCCAGCTTTGCTGCGTCCAGGCCGTTTCGACCGTCAGGTTGTGGTTGGTTTACCGGATGTCCGTGGTCGTGAACAGATTCTGAAAGTCCACATGCGCCGAGTGCCATTAGATACCGATATTGATGCTTCCGTTATCGCTCGTGGTACACCTGGTTTCTCTGGTGCTGATCTGGCGAACTTGGTCAACGAAGCTGCATTGTTTGCCGCTCGAGGGAACAAGCGCGTTGTTTCAATGGTTGAGTTTGAGAAAGCGAAAGACAAAATTATGATGGGTGCGGAACGTCGCTCCATGGTAATGACAGAAGCACAGAAAGAATCTACGGCATACCATGAAGCAGGACACGCGATCATTGGTCGTCTGGTTCCTGAACATGACCCAGTGCATAAAGTGACCATTATTCCGCGTGGTCGTGCGCTGGGTGTGACCTTCTTCTTACCAGAAGGTGATGCGATTAGTGCTAGCCGTCAGAAATTGGAAAGCCAGATTTCTACCTTGTATGGTGGCCGACTTGCTGAAGAGATCATTTATGGCCCGGAAAAAGTATCTACCGGTGCATCGAATGATATCAAGGTTGCGACGTCTATCGCGCGTAACATGGTGACACAGTGGGGCTTCTCCGAGAAGCTGGGGCCATTGCTGTATGCTGAAGAAGAGGGCGAAATATTCCTTGGCCGTTCTGTGGCAAAAGCCAAGCATATGTCCGATGAAACAGCGCGTATTATCGATCAGGAAGTTAAATTGCTCATCGAGCGTAACTACCAGCGCGCACGTAAGCTGCTGTTAGAAAACATGGATGTTCTGCATTCCATGAAAGATGCGCTGATGAAGTATGAAACGATTGATGCACCACAGATTGATGACTTGATGAATCGCAAAGACGTTCGCCCGCCAGCGGGTTGGGACGATGCAGCCAAAACTAAATCATCTGACAACGACACTACGCCAAAGGCACCTACGGCGGTTGAAGAACCTCGTACGCCAACGTCGGGCAATACGACGTCAGGCAATACAAATAGTATGCCAGAGCAGTTGGGCGATAAATAA
- the pmrA gene encoding two-component system response regulator PmrA, with protein MKLLIVEDDELLQRGIAMALTNEGYACDCTGTAAEAQSLLQSSQYSMVILDLGLPDQDGAVLLRQWRRQHVTLPVLILTARDALEDRVDGLDAGADDYLIKPFALAELLARVRALIRRYQGQSDNLVQQDDLSLNLSTQQVCLQDQPLEITPKEFAILSRLIMRAGQTVNRELLQQDLYTWNDDLGSNTLEVHIHNLRRKLGKDRIRTVRGIGYRLEAQS; from the coding sequence ATGAAACTACTGATTGTTGAAGATGATGAACTGCTGCAACGAGGCATCGCGATGGCACTGACCAACGAGGGCTACGCTTGTGACTGTACTGGCACGGCAGCAGAAGCGCAGAGTTTGTTACAAAGCAGTCAGTACAGTATGGTCATCCTCGATCTCGGCTTGCCAGATCAAGATGGTGCCGTATTGCTACGCCAATGGCGTCGCCAGCATGTCACCCTGCCAGTGCTGATACTCACCGCTCGTGATGCTCTCGAAGACAGAGTTGACGGGCTGGATGCCGGAGCGGACGATTATCTGATCAAACCATTCGCGCTCGCTGAGTTACTCGCCCGAGTCCGTGCACTGATTCGCCGCTATCAAGGGCAGAGCGACAATCTGGTACAACAAGATGACCTGAGCCTCAACTTGTCTACCCAGCAAGTCTGTTTGCAGGACCAGCCACTCGAAATCACACCCAAAGAGTTTGCGATCCTCTCACGCTTAATCATGCGGGCCGGTCAAACTGTCAATCGTGAATTGTTGCAGCAGGATCTCTACACTTGGAATGATGATCTCGGCTCCAATACGTTGGAAGTGCATATCCATAATCTACGCCGTAAATTGGGTAAAGATCGTATCCGCACAGTCCGTGGCATCGGCTATCGCTTGGAAGCGCAATCATGA
- the rlmE gene encoding 23S rRNA (uridine(2552)-2'-O)-methyltransferase RlmE: protein MSNKKRSGSSSRWLQEHFSDKYVIQAQKKGLRSRAWFKLDEIQQNDKLFKPGMTVVDLGAAPGGWSQYAVTQIGAKGRVIACDLLPMDPIVGVDFLQGDFRDELVLKALLERVGDKKVQVVMCDMAPNMSGTPAVDIPKSMYLVELALEMCRDVLAPGGSFLVKVFQGDGFDEYLREIRSLFTKVKIRKPDASRARSREVYIVATGRKL, encoded by the coding sequence ATGTCTAATAAAAAGCGTTCGGGTAGCTCCAGTCGCTGGTTGCAAGAACACTTTAGCGATAAATACGTCATTCAGGCACAGAAAAAGGGGCTACGCTCCCGCGCCTGGTTTAAACTTGATGAAATACAACAGAACGATAAACTTTTTAAGCCCGGTATGACAGTTGTCGATTTAGGCGCTGCACCCGGTGGTTGGTCCCAATATGCTGTAACTCAGATTGGTGCTAAAGGGCGGGTCATCGCATGTGATCTTCTACCAATGGATCCTATCGTTGGTGTCGATTTCCTTCAGGGCGACTTTCGTGATGAACTGGTCCTGAAAGCTTTACTTGAGCGTGTTGGGGATAAAAAAGTTCAGGTGGTCATGTGTGATATGGCCCCGAATATGAGTGGTACTCCGGCAGTCGATATACCTAAATCAATGTATCTGGTTGAATTAGCTTTAGAAATGTGTCGTGATGTACTTGCACCAGGTGGAAGTTTCCTGGTGAAGGTGTTCCAGGGAGATGGCTTTGATGAATACCTACGGGAAATTCGCTCCCTATTTACGAAAGTTAAGATTCGTAAGCCAGACGCTTCTCGTGCGCGATCGCGTGAAGTGTACATTGTAGCGACAGGGCGGAAACTGTAG
- the secG gene encoding preprotein translocase subunit SecG gives MYEALLVFFLLISIGLVALIMLQQGKGADMGASFGAGASATLFGSNGSGNFMTRMTAVLAALFFVISLILGNMSTNQGQKGSEWENLGQPAKTEQTTAPAAPITPSSDIPK, from the coding sequence ATGTACGAAGCTCTTCTGGTATTTTTCTTGCTGATTTCGATTGGGCTAGTCGCTCTGATCATGTTGCAGCAAGGTAAAGGCGCGGATATGGGAGCCTCATTCGGAGCGGGTGCATCTGCAACTCTGTTCGGTTCGAATGGTTCCGGTAACTTTATGACCCGTATGACGGCTGTATTGGCGGCGTTATTCTTCGTCATTAGCTTGATTTTGGGCAATATGAGCACCAACCAGGGCCAAAAAGGCAGCGAGTGGGAAAACCTGGGTCAGCCAGCAAAAACTGAGCAGACTACAGCTCCGGCAGCACCAATCACGCCGAGTAGCGATATCCCGAAATAG
- the dacB gene encoding serine-type D-Ala-D-Ala carboxypeptidase, translating to MHFSRIVSGLACAIALNISISNANAAQVENYTQYLPDGANLALIVQKIGATSPAIDYHAQQMALPASTQKVLTALAALLQLGPDFRFVTTLESHGTITDGVLRGNLIARFDGDPTLTRQQLRNMVATLRKAGIKQVAGDLIIDTSVFASHDKAPGWPWNDMTQCFSAPPAAAIVDRNCFSVSLYSAPTPGDMAFIRVASYYPVQMFSEVRTLAKGSPDAQYCELDVVPGELNRFTLTGCLTQRSEPLPLAFAVQNGASYAGAILKDELKKADIQIDGSLRRQTTPSPAGSVLAQTQSAPLHDLLKIMLKKSDNMIADTVFRTIGHQRFGVPGTWRAGADAVRQVLRQKAGVDLGNSIVVDGSGLSRHNLISPATMMQALQYIAQHDQELNFISMLPLSGYDGTLRYRGGLHEAGVDGKVSAKTGALQGVYNLAGFITTASGQRMAFVQFLSGYAVPPEDQKNRRAPLVRFESRLYKDIYQNN from the coding sequence ATGCATTTTTCACGAATTGTCAGTGGATTGGCCTGTGCTATTGCGCTCAATATCAGCATATCTAACGCCAATGCGGCTCAGGTCGAAAATTACACACAGTACCTGCCTGATGGGGCAAATCTTGCACTAATTGTACAAAAAATCGGGGCTACCAGCCCGGCAATAGACTATCACGCCCAGCAGATGGCATTGCCTGCCAGTACACAAAAAGTACTGACGGCCTTGGCCGCGTTATTACAACTCGGCCCAGACTTTCGCTTTGTTACTACGTTGGAAAGTCATGGCACGATAACTGATGGTGTCTTGCGGGGTAATTTAATTGCCCGTTTTGATGGCGATCCGACATTAACACGCCAACAGTTGCGAAATATGGTTGCTACCCTAAGAAAAGCGGGTATTAAGCAAGTTGCTGGTGATTTGATTATCGATACCTCCGTTTTTGCGAGTCATGATAAAGCGCCGGGCTGGCCTTGGAACGATATGACGCAATGCTTTAGTGCGCCACCTGCCGCAGCTATCGTCGATCGTAACTGCTTTTCAGTTTCGCTTTACAGTGCGCCAACTCCAGGCGACATGGCATTTATTCGAGTTGCCTCCTATTATCCGGTACAGATGTTCAGTGAAGTCCGCACCTTAGCCAAAGGCTCGCCTGATGCACAATATTGCGAATTAGACGTCGTTCCTGGCGAATTAAACCGCTTCACACTGACCGGCTGCCTAACCCAGCGCAGTGAACCGCTGCCACTGGCCTTCGCAGTACAAAATGGGGCCAGCTATGCCGGTGCTATTTTGAAAGACGAGTTGAAGAAGGCCGATATCCAGATTGATGGCAGTCTACGCCGTCAAACAACACCGAGTCCGGCTGGAAGTGTGTTAGCACAAACGCAATCAGCGCCACTGCATGATTTACTAAAAATCATGCTAAAAAAATCAGACAATATGATTGCCGATACTGTTTTCAGGACAATTGGTCATCAACGTTTTGGGGTGCCAGGCACATGGCGTGCGGGTGCCGATGCAGTGCGGCAGGTTTTACGCCAGAAAGCGGGGGTAGATCTGGGAAACAGTATTGTCGTGGATGGATCAGGCTTATCACGCCACAATCTGATTTCACCGGCAACCATGATGCAGGCGTTACAGTATATTGCTCAGCATGATCAAGAGCTTAATTTTATTTCAATGCTGCCGCTGTCTGGCTATGACGGCACACTACGCTATCGTGGCGGACTGCATGAAGCAGGCGTTGACGGCAAAGTGTCGGCAAAAACAGGTGCACTACAAGGCGTGTATAATCTAGCCGGATTTATCACCACTGCCAGTGGGCAACGCATGGCATTTGTACAATTCTTGTCTGGTTATGCGGTCCCACCAGAAGATCAAAAAAATCGTCGGGCGCCATTGGTTCGCTTCGAAAGTCGCCTGTATAAAGACATTTATCAGAATAACTGA
- the yhbY gene encoding ribosome assembly RNA-binding protein YhbY: protein MNLNNKQKQHLKSLAHPLKPVVMLGNNGLTEGVLAEIEQTLEHHELIKVKITAEERETKALIADAIVRETGAVNVQIIGNILVLYRPAKERKIILPR from the coding sequence ATGAATCTGAATAACAAACAAAAACAGCACCTGAAAAGCTTGGCCCATCCGTTAAAACCAGTAGTGATGCTGGGCAATAACGGATTAACCGAAGGTGTGCTGGCTGAAATCGAACAAACGCTGGAACATCATGAACTTATTAAGGTGAAGATCACTGCTGAAGAGCGTGAAACCAAAGCCCTAATTGCTGATGCCATCGTGCGTGAAACCGGTGCCGTTAACGTCCAAATCATCGGTAATATTTTAGTGCTTTATCGCCCAGCGAAAGAGCGCAAAATTATTTTACCGCGTTAA
- the glmM gene encoding phosphoglucosamine mutase has protein sequence MSDRKYFGTDGIRGKVGESPITPDFVLKLGWAAGKVLARHGSRKIIIGKDTRISGYMLESALEAGLAAAGLSASFTGPMPTPAVAYLTRTFRAEAGIVISASHNPFYDNGIKFFSIDGTKLPDDVEEAIEAEMEKPLTCVESAELGKANRIVDAAGRYIEFCKGTFPSELSLNELKIVVDCANGATYHIAPSVLRELGATVITIGCEPDGMNINEECGATDVRLLQQRVLAESAHVGLAFDGDGDRLMMVDHLGNKVDGDQILYIIAREGLRQGQLKGGAVGTLMSNMGLQLALKELGIPFVRAKVGDRYVLEAMQEKGWRIGAENSGHVILLDKTTTGDGIVAGLQVLTAMVRNHMSLHDLCSGMKLLPQILVNVRFSGEHNPLKSDSVEEVTRQVEKELGDRGRVLLRKSGTEPLIRVMVEGDAEESLIAEMANRIADAVKAAG, from the coding sequence ATGAGCGACCGTAAATACTTTGGCACAGATGGCATTCGCGGCAAAGTGGGTGAGAGTCCAATTACGCCTGATTTTGTATTAAAGCTTGGCTGGGCTGCCGGCAAGGTTCTGGCTCGACATGGTTCTCGTAAGATTATTATCGGTAAAGATACGCGTATTTCAGGCTATATGCTGGAGTCAGCGCTTGAGGCTGGCTTGGCAGCAGCCGGGTTATCAGCATCATTCACCGGCCCGATGCCAACGCCTGCGGTTGCTTATCTAACCCGAACCTTCCGTGCTGAAGCGGGGATCGTCATTTCAGCTTCCCATAACCCTTTCTATGACAACGGCATCAAATTCTTTTCAATTGATGGCACTAAGCTGCCTGATGATGTTGAAGAGGCGATTGAAGCAGAAATGGAGAAACCATTAACCTGCGTAGAATCCGCTGAATTAGGTAAAGCAAACCGTATCGTTGATGCCGCTGGCCGTTACATCGAATTCTGTAAGGGAACATTCCCAAGCGAACTCAGTTTGAATGAGTTGAAGATCGTGGTCGATTGCGCTAATGGGGCAACTTATCACATCGCACCAAGTGTACTACGTGAACTCGGTGCGACAGTGATCACTATTGGTTGTGAGCCGGATGGCATGAACATCAATGAAGAGTGTGGTGCCACTGATGTCCGCTTGCTACAACAGCGTGTTCTTGCCGAAAGCGCGCATGTTGGTCTGGCATTTGACGGTGATGGTGATCGGCTGATGATGGTCGATCACTTAGGTAACAAAGTCGATGGCGACCAAATTCTCTATATTATTGCCCGTGAAGGTTTACGCCAAGGGCAGCTTAAAGGTGGTGCAGTTGGCACACTGATGAGCAATATGGGCCTGCAACTGGCGCTGAAAGAGCTAGGCATTCCATTTGTTCGTGCCAAAGTGGGCGACCGCTATGTACTTGAAGCGATGCAGGAAAAAGGCTGGCGCATTGGCGCTGAAAACTCAGGTCATGTGATCCTGTTGGATAAAACGACTACTGGCGACGGTATTGTTGCTGGTTTGCAAGTGCTTACCGCGATGGTACGCAACCATATGAGCCTGCATGATTTGTGCAGCGGCATGAAGTTATTGCCACAAATCTTGGTGAATGTGCGTTTCTCTGGTGAGCATAACCCACTAAAATCAGATAGCGTTGAAGAAGTTACTCGCCAAGTTGAAAAAGAACTGGGTGATCGTGGCCGAGTGTTACTGCGCAAATCAGGGACCGAGCCATTAATCCGAGTTATGGTTGAAGGCGATGCCGAAGAGTCACTGATTGCCGAAATGGCTAACCGAATTGCTGATGCTGTGAAAGCGGCAGGTTAA
- the folP gene encoding dihydropteroate synthase: protein MHLTARDRVLDLSHPQVMGILNVTPDSFSDGGYHNNLDKALQHAQLMLSAGATLIDIGGESTRPGAVEVSEQEELERVVPVVEALANRFDVWLSVDTSKAAVITESARAGAHLINDIRSLQEPGALEAAAQSGLPICLMHMQGQPQSMQQSPYYDDLLADINQFFEHHIERCVAAGIAKNKLLLDPGFGFGKNLAHNYQLLARLAELHHFELPLLVGMSRKSMVGQLLNVPPQQRVIGSVACAVIAAMQGAQIVRVHDVKETVEAMRIVEATLSAKG from the coding sequence ATGCATTTAACTGCCAGAGATCGAGTTTTGGATCTCTCTCACCCACAAGTTATGGGTATCTTGAATGTCACTCCAGATTCGTTTTCGGATGGCGGATATCACAACAATCTCGATAAAGCATTACAACATGCTCAACTGATGTTATCAGCAGGTGCTACGCTGATTGATATTGGTGGTGAGTCCACGCGCCCTGGTGCTGTGGAAGTCAGTGAGCAAGAAGAGCTTGAGCGAGTTGTGCCTGTAGTCGAAGCACTGGCGAACCGCTTTGATGTTTGGCTATCTGTCGATACATCGAAAGCTGCGGTAATAACAGAATCAGCTCGTGCTGGTGCTCACTTGATCAATGATATTCGTTCATTACAAGAACCCGGTGCACTTGAAGCGGCGGCCCAGAGTGGGTTACCGATATGCCTAATGCATATGCAAGGGCAACCGCAAAGTATGCAACAATCACCCTATTACGACGACTTACTGGCCGATATAAATCAGTTCTTTGAGCACCATATTGAACGTTGTGTTGCGGCCGGTATCGCAAAAAACAAATTGTTACTCGACCCAGGCTTCGGTTTCGGTAAAAATCTGGCGCATAATTACCAACTCTTGGCACGTTTAGCAGAACTTCATCATTTTGAATTGCCATTGTTGGTGGGAATGTCGCGAAAATCGATGGTGGGCCAACTACTCAATGTTCCGCCACAACAGCGGGTTATCGGGAGTGTCGCTTGCGCTGTCATTGCAGCAATGCAGGGCGCGCAAATTGTCAGAGTGCATGATGTCAAAGAAACCGTCGAGGCGATGCGTATCGTCGAGGCAACACTTTCAGCGAAGGGATAG